The Chryseobacterium phocaeense genome includes the window GTTTAAAATTCAAGGTTCAAGGTTTAAGGTTTAAGGTTCAAAATTTAAGGTTTAAAGTTTAATGTTTACTAAAGAAGGCGGAAGAAGTAGGATGGTAGGATTATTTCAGGTTAATTGGTCGTAAACTTCCCTCATCCAGCTTCAAACTTCCATCTTTCCAATCAAACTTCCAGCTTCTTCTCTATCTCACCGGGATGATCCAGACAGTACTGCAGCTGGTTTTTATCAAGCTGTTTTTCCCAGTTAGCCACCACTACTGTTGCCACTGAATTTCCAACAACATTCGTTAAAGCCCGGCATTCACTCATGAATTTGTCAATTCCCAGAATCAGGGTCATTCCTGCAATTGGAATTTCAGGAACTACGGCTAATGTTGCTGCAAGAGTTACAAATCCTGCCCCCGTAACGCCCGCCGCTCCTTTTGAACTTAACATGGCCACCAGAAGAAGCATCAGCTGTTTTTCCAGCGGAAGATGAATATTGAGGGCCTGTGCAATAAAAAGAGAGGCCAGTGTCATATAAATATTGGTTCCGTCCAGGTTGAAAGAGTATCCGGTAGGAACCACAAGCCCTACAATAGCCCTTGAACAGCCTGCCTTTTCAAGTTTTTCCATAATTCCCGGAAGGGCAGATTCTGAGGAGCTGGTTCCTAAAACCAATAATAGCTCCTCTTTCAGGTAAAACATCAGTTTGAAAATATTAAATCCGTTGTACCAGGCTACTGCTCCCAGAACAAGAATAACAAAAAGGATGGATGTAATGTAAAATGTTCCGACCAAAAATATCAGATTCAGAACAGAATGAAGGCCGTATTTTCCTATTGTAAAGGCCATTGCTCCAAAAGCTCCGATCGGCGCCAGCTTCATGAGCATATGCACAATTTTAAAAACCGGGGTGGACAGATCCTGCAGGAAATCAGTGACTTTCTGACTTTTTTCTTTCGTTAAAACCAGTGCAATTCCCATTAAAATGGCTACCAGCAAGACCTGCAGTATGTTTTCACCAACCAGCGGACTGAAAAGGGTTTCAGGAATAATATTCATGATAAAACCGGTCAGGGTAGTATCGTGGGCTTTCTGCTGATATTGGGATACATCACCGGAAAGGGTGGCCGGATCAATATTCAGGCCGTGTCCCGGCTGTAAAAGATTTCCAACGACGAGTCCAATAATCAGGGCTAAAGTTGAGAACGTAAAGAAATAGATCATTGATTTTACGGCGATACGTCCTACTTTTTTAAGATCCGTCATATGCGCAATTCCTAAAGTAAGCGTGATGAAAATCACCGGAGCAATGATCATTTTCACCAGTTTGATAAATCCGTCACCCAGGGGTTTCATTTTTTCGCCCAGTTCAGGATAAAATCTCCCTAAAAGGATACCGGCCGCTATGGCAATAATCACCTGAAAATAAAGCTGATGATAGAATTGTTTTGCTTTCAAAAGATCTTTTTTAGATTACAGGCGGTGAAATTAAGAATTTTCATCTTAAAACATGACAAAAGTCAGTTGAAATTCATGATGGAAGAAAGTGAGGCGGAAGATGGAGGTTCTGCAAGTTCAGGATAACAATAGAAACAAAAATGCTTCGTGAACCCGTTCGCAGATCTTCTCTCTGTGCTCAGCATGGCATTCTAAACTTTACAGTCCCTTATTTAGAAATGTCATGCTGAGCGGAGTCGAAGCATCTTCATACTCTTAAAAGCTTAAAATTTCTTAATATTTAAATCTAAACATCAGAAATCAGCTTCATCTGCAAGATCAGCGAGAGATTTAGCCACAGAGCTTTAAAAAAAATTTAGATAAAATCCTTAATCTGAATTATTCCACCGCCACTGAATCATCCCCGCGGCCGTCTGCCACCGCATGAATATTTCCGTTCTCATCCATCAGGATAAGTTCTGTTTTTCCGATGTATTTTATTTTTTCAATAACGTAATTCTTGCTTTTTAGTGCTGCAATTGTACTTTCAGGGAAATTATTTTCAACGGTGATTTTTTCCGGAAGCCACTGGTGGTGAAATTTCGGGGCATTCACTGAAATATTGGCGTTCAGTTTAAAATCAACCACATTCACGATAGATTGGTATACAGATGTAGGAATGGTAGTTCCTCCGGGTGTGCCCACTACCATATAAGGTTTTCCGTTTTTAAGCAGAATGGTAGGGGTCATGGACGAGAGCATTCTTTTATTCGGCTGGATGGAATTGGCTTCCCCGCCAACGGCTCCGAACATATTCGGAACACCTGGTTTTACCGAAAAATCATCCATTTCATTATTTAAAAAGAAGCCTGCTCCGGAAACCACAACTTTACTTCCGTAATATCCGTTAAGGGTGGTCGTCACAGAAGCGGCATTTCCGTCTTTATCAATCACGGAAATATGAGTGGTTTGTGTTGATTCTTTAGGCTGGCTGATGATTTTTCCTACTTCTGAGCTTGGGGTGGCTTTACTGAAACTGAAACTTTTCCATCTGTTTTTTAAATAAGAATCAGAGGTCAGGTAAGCGGTTTTATCCTCAATAAAATCCGGATCACCCATGTATTCTGCACGGTCTGCAAAAGCTCTTCTTTCGGCTTCGGTCATGATTTGTACGGCTTCAGTAGAGTTTTGCTGGTATTTTTCAAGATTTTCATAACCGGCCATCGTCAGCATTTGAGCAAGAAGGACGCCGCCGCTGGATGGAAGGGGCATGGTAACCACACGGCTTCCTTTATAATCAAATTCCAAAGGTTTTCTTTCTGCTGCTTTATAGTTTTTAAGATCCTGCAAAGTGATAATTCCTTTTCCTTTTTTCATTTCAGCCACCATTAAATCGGCTGTTTTACCTTCATAGAATCCTTTGGCCCCTAGCTTCTGAATTAATCTCAGCGTTCCAGCCAGTTCTTTCTGAACCAGGATATCACCGGCTTTCCATGGAGTGTCCTTTACAAAAGCAATAGCTGACTGGTTATGTTTCAGGAAATTTTCTTTGTGGGTATTCAGCATATTGGCTTCCATCTCTGTAATGGCAAATCCTTTTTCTGCCAGGTCTATAGCAGGCTGGATGATTTTTTCCATGGGAAGCTTACAGTATTTTAAGGTGGCAAAAAATCCGGCGATGCTTCCCGGTATGCCTACGGCAAGTCTTCCGTTTTGGGAGAGGTCTGTGTCAGCTTTTCCGTTTTTATCGACATACATGTCCCTGGATGCCTTCGCGGGTGCTGTTTCCCGGTAATCCAGCGTGAATTTTTCCCCGGTATTCTTTACCCCCACTAAAAAACCGCCACCGCCAATATTTCCTGCCTGAGGATATACCACGGCAAGGGCATACTGGGTCGCTACAATCGCATCATAGGCATTTCCGCCCATCTTCATGATCTGTGTTCCGGCTTCGCTGGCGAGAGGATGTGCCGAGACTACCACGCCTTTATTTTTTACCTTTACTTCTTTAACGATATTGAAATCTGTGAACTGTGCCTGATATACAGTACCCATCAACAGAATCGCCGCAATAAAAAGCTTCTTCATAAGAATTTGTTTAAAGCAAAATTAGATAATTTTTTTCTGTAAAAAGCTGTTCTTGAAACGGATGTAATCATCATGATTGGATGTGATGAACAGGACCATCTCCTGAAATGGGATATTTTTGCAGATTATGCACCGAATGATGAATATGGCTGACTAAAATTATTTTTTTATTCTTTTTTCAACTGATAGCAAGGATTTGTTTTTTAAGCAGTCCTTTGTTATTATGATAAGCATGATTTTTTTACTTTTGTACAACTCTAAAAAAATAAGTAAAATGGAATCCTATACGGAAAGAATACTCATTACAGGTGCTTTGGGACAAATCGGCACCGAACTGACCAACAGATTGGTTGAAATTCACGGAGCTGAAAATGTAGTAGCATCAGGACTGGACAGATGGCAGAAAGGAATTACTGCTGCCGGGCATTATGAAAGAATGGATGTGACGAATACGCAGCTGGTAAGACAGGTGATTAAAGATTATGAGATCACTACAGTGTATCACCTGGCGTCACTTTTATCAGGAACCTCAGAGAAGCAGCCTATTTTTGCGTGGAAACTAAACCTTGAGCCTCTGCTTCATTTTTGTGAACTGGCGAAGGAAGGGCTTCTTAAAAAGATCTTCTGGCCAAGCTCAATCGCTGTATTTGGGAAAGGAATTCCAAAACATAATGTAGGGCAGGATGTGGTTTTAAATCCTACCACTGTGTACGGAATCTCTAAAATGGCTGGGGAAAAATGGTGTGAGTATTATTTTGATAAGTATGGGGTAGATGTGAGAAGCATCAGGTATCCTGGTCTTATTTCATGGAAAACTCCGGCGGGTGGTGGTACCACAGACTACGCAGTGGAGATTTTTTATGAAGCGATAGAGGAGGGGAAATATACAAGTTTCATTTCCGAAGATACAGGAATGCCGATGTTGTATATGGACGATGCCATTAACGCAACCCTGAAATTAATGGATGCTCCGAAGGAAAGTCTTACCGTTCGTTCGTCTTATAATTTGGGTGGAATGTCTTTCACTCCAAAAGAACTGGCCGAAGAAATCAGGAAAGAAATCCCGGATTTTTCTATCGATTATCAGCCGGATTTCAGACAGGCGATTGCAGATTCATGGCCGGCTTCCATCGATGATTCCGTAGCGAAAAAAGACTGGGGACTGACCTACGATTTCGGAATTTCTGAAATGTCAAAGGACATGATCAAAAATCTCAGAGTGAAATTAAATAAAAATTAATTAATTCAAGTTATAGTTTAAATAAAAGCTATTTTAACAACTGATTTTTAATTAATTATAAATTATATCTAAAATTTAATTTAAATGATTTTATTAACTTTTAACATCTTAAATATAGAAGCTGAAGCTAAAAACAGCTTCAGCATTTCTGATGAAGAGAGACTGAAGATTACAGAAGACAACACGAAAGCTGTTCTTCGGATTTTAGATATTCATGATATAAAAGCGAGTTTTTTTATAGAGATTTCGATCGCAGAAAAACTGCAGAATTTAATAAAAGCAATTTCATCCAAAGGGCATGAAATTGCTTTTTATAATTTGAATTCCGATCTTCAGAAAATTGAAGAAGTCAAAAAAAATATTCAGGATCTTCTGGAAAAACAGATCAGGGGAATCCGGCAGAAAGACGTAAAGCTGCCCCAGGAAAATCTAAAACTGCTCGAGTTTAATTATATCTCCAATATCGATAATGCAGATATCCTTTTTCCGTTCAAAAGGCTCAAAAGAGATACGGTCATCAACGAGGAAGACGGACTAAGCATTGTACCCGAAAGTATCTCGGCATACAGCCAGCTGCCCTATAATGATTTTGTGTTCCAGATCCTGCCCACAAAATATTACCAGAGCATGGTTTTCGAAACCCTTAAAAATGACGACTTCGTTCTGATCTATCTGAATTCATGGCAGTTTACAGATTTTAAGAAATACAGATTTGAAATCCCGTTTTACAGAAGCCTTTTTTCAGGCAAAAAAATGGAGGACAAACTAGATGCTCTCCTTACCTGGATCAACGAAAATGATATGGCGACTTCGCGGATGAAGGATTATATTTTTTAGGGAGTAGGTAGCAGGTGTTAGGTTGCAGGGATTAGGGATGGTGGCCGGGGTTTTAATTCTGGTCTTTTTGTTTAAGTGGAAAGGTTTGTAGAGGCAATAGTGAATTTTGCTACGCAGGTAAAAGGTGAGTTTTTTTAGAGCCATTAGCTTGTCACAGCAATCCATAACTACCAACCAGCACTGAAATCCAGCAATCAGCATACAATACCCTCAGACTCTAAAAACGCTAAAGTCCTCAAACCCTACAACACTCCCACTCAAAATAACTAGCTCAATTCAAACAAAGTAATTTCAGGCAGTACGCCCACTCTTCCCGGATAGCCGAGAACTCCAAATCCTCTGTTTACATACAGCATCTTTCCTTCACTTTCATATAAATCAGCCCATTTTGGGTAACGATATTGAACAGGTGACCATTTTACATTTTTCAGGTCCAGACCGAACTGCATCCCGTGCGTGTGTCCCGAAAGCGTCAGATGGATGTTTGCCGGGTGTTTTTTGACCACATAATCAAAATGGGTAGGGTCATGGCTCATCAGGATCTTTGGAGCGGATTCGGGAACTCCTTTTAAAGCATCATCTATTTTTCCGAATTGTGGAAATGGTTTTAATCCCCAGTTTTCAACCCCGAGAATGTAAAGCTTTTCTCCATCTTTTTCTATGATCCTGTTTTCATTTCTCAGCATATCAAAACCAGCTTGTCTTTCGTAGTCGATCAGGGCTTCCAGATTTTTCTTTTTGGCATCAGGTGACGTCCAGCTTACGTAATCTCCATAGTCGTGGTTTCCCAGCACGGCAAACTTGCCGTCTTTTGCTTTAATTTTTGAAAACAAAGGGATGAAAGGTTTAAATTCATCAGAAACATTATTCACCATATCTCCGGTGAAAAGAACAAGGTCCGGATTCTGCTCATTGATGAGGTTTACGGCATGCTGCAGTTTATCAGGATCTGAAAAACTTCCGCTATGGACGTCAGAGATCTGAATAATTTTATAGCCTTCGAATTTTTTTGAAAGTCCCGGTATTTTTATCTTGATCTTCCTTACCGTATGCCTGTATTTTCCAAAGGTTATTCCATCGATGAACAATGCAGAAAGAACACCTCCAAGCCCGAGACCAACAAGGCTCAGGAATTTCCTCCTTTCCGGAAAAAAGCTTTCTTTCGGCTGCGTTAAACTGATCAAATAGCTTCCCGTTCTGAAGATATCATCGATCAACAGGAAAAGGACAACGAAGATTTTAGGAAGAATGAAGATCAGGAACAGCGAGATCATAATCTGGGCCCGCATCGTACTTCTGTCTGATCTTTGGAAATGAGTCACTTCATACGCGAAAATCCCATAAACGGCCAGGGAAACGACCCAATAGCCGAGTCTTAACCAAAAGTTGTCTGTCAGCGTTCTTATGGCCTGGTAAATGTAAACTTCAAGAAACAGGAATATGGCGGCAATAATCAAAAAATTTCTTTGCATAATCGGTCAAAAAAAGCACAAAGAATTTGTTTCCCTGTGCTTTATATTTTTTTATTAATTAAATATTTTAAGGAAATCTGTATACGATAGCATTGATGTTCATTCCGGCTCCAACCGATGTCATCACAATGTTACCTTTATCTTTAAACGTTTGACCCTCCATTTTTCCTTTAATTATTAAATCATACATAGTAGGAATGGTTGCTACAGAGGTGTTTCCGAAGTCCTGGATCGTCATGGGAGAGATGGCATGGTCATAATCTTTCACATCATACAGCTTGTGAAGTCTTTCAATCATGGCGTAATCCATCTTTGCATTCGCCTGGTGAATCAGGATCTTATCGATATCTTCAAGGGAAAGTCCGGCCTCATCAATCGTTTCTTTGATGGCTACAGGGACATTTTTCAGGGCATATTCATAAATTTTTCTTCCCTGCATTCTGACAAATAGACGGGTCTGGTCTGCATCTTTGTTGATGGAAGGGCCATTAGCCAGGTAATTTAACTCAATTCCGTTGTCACAGATAGTATTATGGGCAATAATTCCTACATTTTCATCATCTGTAGCTTTCACAACCACAGCTCCTGCGCCGTCTGCGAAGATCATTCTGTTTCTGTCATAAGGGTCTGTAACGCGGCTCAGGGTTTCTCCACCGATGACAAGAATTGTTTTTGCGACTTTAGCTTTGATTAAATTGTCAGCCAGAATCATTGCTTCCACCCATCCCGGACA containing:
- a CDS encoding NAD-dependent epimerase/dehydratase family protein, encoding MESYTERILITGALGQIGTELTNRLVEIHGAENVVASGLDRWQKGITAAGHYERMDVTNTQLVRQVIKDYEITTVYHLASLLSGTSEKQPIFAWKLNLEPLLHFCELAKEGLLKKIFWPSSIAVFGKGIPKHNVGQDVVLNPTTVYGISKMAGEKWCEYYFDKYGVDVRSIRYPGLISWKTPAGGGTTDYAVEIFYEAIEEGKYTSFISEDTGMPMLYMDDAINATLKLMDAPKESLTVRSSYNLGGMSFTPKELAEEIRKEIPDFSIDYQPDFRQAIADSWPASIDDSVAKKDWGLTYDFGISEMSKDMIKNLRVKLNKN
- a CDS encoding dicarboxylate/amino acid:cation symporter, producing MKAKQFYHQLYFQVIIAIAAGILLGRFYPELGEKMKPLGDGFIKLVKMIIAPVIFITLTLGIAHMTDLKKVGRIAVKSMIYFFTFSTLALIIGLVVGNLLQPGHGLNIDPATLSGDVSQYQQKAHDTTLTGFIMNIIPETLFSPLVGENILQVLLVAILMGIALVLTKEKSQKVTDFLQDLSTPVFKIVHMLMKLAPIGAFGAMAFTIGKYGLHSVLNLIFLVGTFYITSILFVILVLGAVAWYNGFNIFKLMFYLKEELLLVLGTSSSESALPGIMEKLEKAGCSRAIVGLVVPTGYSFNLDGTNIYMTLASLFIAQALNIHLPLEKQLMLLLVAMLSSKGAAGVTGAGFVTLAATLAVVPEIPIAGMTLILGIDKFMSECRALTNVVGNSVATVVVANWEKQLDKNQLQYCLDHPGEIEKKLEV
- a CDS encoding 3-oxoacyl-ACP synthase III family protein; this encodes MPNTIIIGSGSYIPNRVIGRDYFMDSEFYTEDGVKIEKPAEETIAKFVEITEIENRRFIEDDLSNSKIGFEAAKAALEDAKVDGEELDYIIYASNFGEVTQNGYADFMPTMAARVKNKLGIKNRKCVTYDMLFGCPGWVEAMILADNLIKAKVAKTILVIGGETLSRVTDPYDRNRMIFADGAGAVVVKATDDENVGIIAHNTICDNGIELNYLANGPSINKDADQTRLFVRMQGRKIYEYALKNVPVAIKETIDEAGLSLEDIDKILIHQANAKMDYAMIERLHKLYDVKDYDHAISPMTIQDFGNTSVATIPTMYDLIIKGKMEGQTFKDKGNIVMTSVGAGMNINAIVYRFP
- the ggt gene encoding gamma-glutamyltransferase; translation: MKKLFIAAILLMGTVYQAQFTDFNIVKEVKVKNKGVVVSAHPLASEAGTQIMKMGGNAYDAIVATQYALAVVYPQAGNIGGGGFLVGVKNTGEKFTLDYRETAPAKASRDMYVDKNGKADTDLSQNGRLAVGIPGSIAGFFATLKYCKLPMEKIIQPAIDLAEKGFAITEMEANMLNTHKENFLKHNQSAIAFVKDTPWKAGDILVQKELAGTLRLIQKLGAKGFYEGKTADLMVAEMKKGKGIITLQDLKNYKAAERKPLEFDYKGSRVVTMPLPSSGGVLLAQMLTMAGYENLEKYQQNSTEAVQIMTEAERRAFADRAEYMGDPDFIEDKTAYLTSDSYLKNRWKSFSFSKATPSSEVGKIISQPKESTQTTHISVIDKDGNAASVTTTLNGYYGSKVVVSGAGFFLNNEMDDFSVKPGVPNMFGAVGGEANSIQPNKRMLSSMTPTILLKNGKPYMVVGTPGGTTIPTSVYQSIVNVVDFKLNANISVNAPKFHHQWLPEKITVENNFPESTIAALKSKNYVIEKIKYIGKTELILMDENGNIHAVADGRGDDSVAVE
- a CDS encoding polysaccharide deacetylase family protein, encoding MILLTFNILNIEAEAKNSFSISDEERLKITEDNTKAVLRILDIHDIKASFFIEISIAEKLQNLIKAISSKGHEIAFYNLNSDLQKIEEVKKNIQDLLEKQIRGIRQKDVKLPQENLKLLEFNYISNIDNADILFPFKRLKRDTVINEEDGLSIVPESISAYSQLPYNDFVFQILPTKYYQSMVFETLKNDDFVLIYLNSWQFTDFKKYRFEIPFYRSLFSGKKMEDKLDALLTWINENDMATSRMKDYIF
- a CDS encoding metallophosphoesterase, whose translation is MQRNFLIIAAIFLFLEVYIYQAIRTLTDNFWLRLGYWVVSLAVYGIFAYEVTHFQRSDRSTMRAQIMISLFLIFILPKIFVVLFLLIDDIFRTGSYLISLTQPKESFFPERRKFLSLVGLGLGGVLSALFIDGITFGKYRHTVRKIKIKIPGLSKKFEGYKIIQISDVHSGSFSDPDKLQHAVNLINEQNPDLVLFTGDMVNNVSDEFKPFIPLFSKIKAKDGKFAVLGNHDYGDYVSWTSPDAKKKNLEALIDYERQAGFDMLRNENRIIEKDGEKLYILGVENWGLKPFPQFGKIDDALKGVPESAPKILMSHDPTHFDYVVKKHPANIHLTLSGHTHGMQFGLDLKNVKWSPVQYRYPKWADLYESEGKMLYVNRGFGVLGYPGRVGVLPEITLFELS